One window from the genome of Eucalyptus grandis isolate ANBG69807.140 chromosome 7, ASM1654582v1, whole genome shotgun sequence encodes:
- the LOC120296010 gene encoding uncharacterized protein LOC120296010, which yields MEVIAVLLWHVWKARNRCLFHHQEPDLVFVVEAAWATSNLGKHLQSTITRSIPPSSAPGSLWRPPDPGTLKINIDGAFRSGNISGSTAYICRDHTGSMQEGFTCAATANSSLQIEVQALNIALRHLLRIEKSDEPLIIETDCLQVVDAVHDPQKTPWESRSLLAETAALLPCFSHLLIRFTKRKTNALADWVAKAHSRGSLSFADVFPPPPALFNILLSNAVQAGCFLALLK from the coding sequence ATGGAGGTTATTGCTGTTCTCCTCTGGCATGTTTGGAAAGCACGCAACAGATGTCTATTTCATCACCAGGAGCCAGATCTCGTCTTCGTTGTGGAAGCGGCATGGGCTACCTCCAACTTGGGGAAGCATTTGCAGTCCACCATAACAAGATCCATCCCCCCTAGCTCGGCTCCAGGATCTCTGTGGAGGCCCCCTGATCCTGGTACATTAAAAATCAACATAGATGGAGCCTTCAGAAGTGGTAATATCTCAGGATCAACTGCATATATTTGTCGTGATCATACTGGTTCTATGCAAGAAGGTTTCACCTGTGCAGCCACAGCAAATTCTTCTTTGCAGATCGAAGTCCAAGCTTTGAATATAGCACTGCGCCATCTTCTGCGGATCGAGAAGTCTGATGAGCCCCTTATCATCGAAACGGACTGTCTCCAGGTGGTCGACGCCGTGCACGACCCTCAGAAGACGCCATGGGAGAGCCGCTCGCTGCTAGCGGAAACAGCTGCCTTACTCCCCTGTTTCTCTCATCTTCTCATTAGGTTTACCAAACGCAAGACAAACGCACTTGCGGACTGGGTTGCCAAGGCCCATTCTCGCGGGTCCCTGTCTTTCGCTGATGTTTTTCCCCCTCCCCCAGCTTTGTTTAATATACTGCTTTCGAACGCAGTACAAGCGGGTTGTTTTTTAGCATTACTTAAATGA
- the LOC104453128 gene encoding uncharacterized protein LOC104453128, producing the protein MCPLTLSSHLHPSHPLDLVYLSLGRVCDLCRKEVCGLYYRCEPCGFDIHPLSTDLPVTVEYAMHPHPLLTLRCDEPRKCAVCQHVCDSWRYTSHCKGCPVDVHLKCALQEPALDRRTRTAPAFSHHHGSCR; encoded by the coding sequence ATGTGCCCACTCACTCTCTCCTCCCACCTCCACCCGAGCCACCCGCTCGACCTCGTCTACCTGTCCCTCGGTAGGGTCTGCGACCTCTGCCGCAAGGAGGTTTGCGGCCTGTACTACAGGTGCGAGCCATGCGGGTTCGACATCCACCCACTGAGCACGGACCTGCCGGTGACGGTGGAGTACGCCATGCACCCCCACCCACTCCTCACACTCAGGTGTGACGAGCCTCGTAAATGCGCAGTCTGTCAGCATGTGTGTGATTCCTGGCGGTACACCAGCCACTGCAAGGGGTGCCCCGTTGACGTCCATCTAAAGTGCGCGTTGCAAGAGCCAGCGCTGGATCGCCGGACCAGGACTGCTCCGGCGTTTTCGCATCATCACGGAAGCTGCCGGTAG
- the LOC104453127 gene encoding uncharacterized protein LOC104453127 isoform X1, translated as MATLASFLSSSPSLPRLHHRLHRHHRLHHHRGVDSLSFAAAAAAAAAAASPVRISVAPRKGRALIAAASASSSPDASSFDDLGPGEDGRSADSPQKSALFALIQEIEPLDVSLIQKDVAPTTIDAMKRTISGMLGLLPSNQFQVYIEALWEPLSKLLVSSMMTGYTLRNAEYRLCLERNLDTHEQSFENQTEDRSQSGVPEILLDSARRIDFSGKNTISLKYEKVREETVEDIDSKRLGKLSREAQEYILHLQSRLSSAKKELHEVKRKTAALQMQQFVGEEKNDLLDYLRSLEPEKVAELSEPSLPELRGTIHSVIHGLLATLSPRMHSKGPPSSEYSSNQEVCSGDDDHPELVDNVSLQFQPVVSLTRDYLARLLFWCMLLGHHLRGLEYRLELVELLSLTVDTENDAPESGQVS; from the exons ATGGCAACCCTAgcctccttcctctcctcttctccctccctccctcgcctccaccaccgcctccaccgccaccaccgcctccaCCACCACCGCGGCGTTGACTCTCTctccttcgccgccgccgccgccgccgccgccgccgccgcctctccCGTCCGCATCTCCGTAGCCCCCAGGAAGGGCCGGGCCTTgatcgccgccgcctccgcctcttcGTCGCCGGATGCCTCCTCGTTCGATGATCTCGGCCCCGGAGAGGACGGCCGGTCGGCCGATTCGCCTCAG AAATCGGCTCTCTTCGCTTTGATACAAGAGATAGAACCGCTAGATGTGAGCCTCATCCAGAAAGACGTAGCCCCGACTACTATCGACGCAATGAAGAGGACTATATCGGGAATGTTGGGGTTGCTTCCGTCGAATCAGTTTCAAGTATATATTGAAGCTTTGTGGGAGCCACTCTCAAAGTTGTTGGTTTCTTCAATGATGACAGG TTATACACTGAGAAATGCGGAATATAGGCTTTGCCTTGAAAGGAATCTTGATACGCATGAACAGAGCTTTGAAAATCAGACTGAGGACCGCTCACAAAGTGGCGTGCCAGAAATTTTACTAGATAGTGCTAGAAGAATCGACTTTTCAGGAAAGAACACAATATCACTCAAATATGAAAAAGTTAGAGAAGAGACAGTTGAGGACATTGATAGTAAACGTCTAGGCAAACTTTCTCGTGAAGCTCAGGAATATATTCTTCATTTACAATCTCGTTTATCATCTGCCAAAAAG GAACTGCATGAGGTCAAGAGGAAAACTGCTGCTCTCCAAATGCAACAGTTCGTCGGggaggaaaaaaatgatttgctGGACTACTTGAGATCACTAGAACCAGAAAAG GTGGCTGAGCTATCGGAACCTTCCTTGCCTGAATTGAGGGGAACAATccactcagtcattcatggtcTTCTAGCAACTTTGTCTCCCAGAATGCACTCTAAGGGTCCTCCTTCATCAGAGTACTCGTCAAACCAAGAAGTATGTTCCGGCGATGATGATCACCCTGAACTTGTTGATAATGTGTCACTCCAGTTCCAGCCAGTTGTCTCATTAACTAGGGACTACCTAGCACGACTGCTCTTCTG GTGCATGTTGTTAGGGCACCATCTGAGAGGCCTTGAATATAGGCTGGAGCTTGTGGAACTTCTATCTCTAACAGTTGATACTGAAAATGATGCCCCTGAGAGTGGACAAGTTTCTTAA
- the LOC104453127 gene encoding uncharacterized protein LOC104453127 isoform X2, which yields MATLASFLSSSPSLPRLHHRLHRHHRLHHHRGVDSLSFAAAAAAAAAAASPVRISVAPRKGRALIAAASASSSPDASSFDDLGPGEDGRSADSPQKSALFALIQEIEPLDVSLIQKDVAPTTIDAMKRTISGMLGLLPSNQFQVYIEALWEPLSKLLVSSMMTGYTLRNAEYRLCLERNLDTHEQSFENQTEDRSQSGVPEILLDSARRIDFSGKNTISLKYEKVREETVEDIDSKRLGKLSREAQEYILHLQSRLSSAKKELHEVKRKTAALQMQQFVGEEKNDLLDYLRSLEPEKPALLMTVNHVSRWLSYRNLPCLN from the exons ATGGCAACCCTAgcctccttcctctcctcttctccctccctccctcgcctccaccaccgcctccaccgccaccaccgcctccaCCACCACCGCGGCGTTGACTCTCTctccttcgccgccgccgccgccgccgccgccgccgccgcctctccCGTCCGCATCTCCGTAGCCCCCAGGAAGGGCCGGGCCTTgatcgccgccgcctccgcctcttcGTCGCCGGATGCCTCCTCGTTCGATGATCTCGGCCCCGGAGAGGACGGCCGGTCGGCCGATTCGCCTCAG AAATCGGCTCTCTTCGCTTTGATACAAGAGATAGAACCGCTAGATGTGAGCCTCATCCAGAAAGACGTAGCCCCGACTACTATCGACGCAATGAAGAGGACTATATCGGGAATGTTGGGGTTGCTTCCGTCGAATCAGTTTCAAGTATATATTGAAGCTTTGTGGGAGCCACTCTCAAAGTTGTTGGTTTCTTCAATGATGACAGG TTATACACTGAGAAATGCGGAATATAGGCTTTGCCTTGAAAGGAATCTTGATACGCATGAACAGAGCTTTGAAAATCAGACTGAGGACCGCTCACAAAGTGGCGTGCCAGAAATTTTACTAGATAGTGCTAGAAGAATCGACTTTTCAGGAAAGAACACAATATCACTCAAATATGAAAAAGTTAGAGAAGAGACAGTTGAGGACATTGATAGTAAACGTCTAGGCAAACTTTCTCGTGAAGCTCAGGAATATATTCTTCATTTACAATCTCGTTTATCATCTGCCAAAAAG GAACTGCATGAGGTCAAGAGGAAAACTGCTGCTCTCCAAATGCAACAGTTCGTCGGggaggaaaaaaatgatttgctGGACTACTTGAGATCACTAGAACCAGAAAAG CCTGCACTACTCATGACTGTGAATCATGTGTCGAG GTGGCTGAGCTATCGGAACCTTCCTTGCCTGAATTGA